CAGCAGGGCGGCCTGCAGCAGGCCACTGGCGCCGTTGACGCCGAACCAGCAGCGGTCGGCGCCGCACAGCGCGGCAGTGCGGACCTGGGCGGCGGCCACCGCCCCTTCCGCTTCGAGCGGTCCGCCGATGGCCGGCAGTTCGGGCAGGTCCCAACGGCCGGGGCGATCGCGCAACAGGCGCGCCAGATCGGCGGCCAGCCCGCGGCCGCGCCCATGGGCCGGCAGGTGCAGTGCCAGAGCGGAGGGCTGCCCGCGCAGAGCGCCGATCAGAGACATGAAGGGCAGAAAACTGTTCCTAGAGTGGGCCGTCGACACTCCCCTGCCGCGCAGGGGCACCGGCTATCACTTCAACTTCGCTCGCGCCCGCCACTGCTGCGGCCCCAACCGGCACCGCTGCGCCAGCGGCCAACGGGACCACCGCAGCCGCCGTTCCCGGCCGCCCGCAGGACCCCGGGCCGCCGCTCCGCTACGACCCCCGGAGTGACCGCCGCTGGTTGCTGCGCCGGCCCTGGATCCTGATCGCGCGGCTGGTGGGGGTGCTCTGGCAACTGCTGGGTCTGGCGGTGGTGCTCACCGTGCAGGGCAACAGCAACGACCGGGAGGTGCAGAAGCGCCTGGGCCGCCGCATTCTCACCACCCTCACCTCACTCGGCCCCTGCTTCATCAAGGTCGGTCAGGCCCTCTCCACCCGGCCCGACCTGGTGCGACGCGACTGGCTCGATCAACTGACCCAGCTGCAGGACAACCTGCCCCCCTTCTCCCACGCCGTGGCCCTCGCCCTGATCGAGCAGGAACTGGGCGCCCCAGCCGATCAGCTGTTCACCACCTTTCCGTCCTATCCGGTGGCGGCCGCCAGCCTGGGCCAGGTCTACAAGGCCGAGCTGCCAGGCGGGCACTGGGTGGCCGTGAAGGTGCAACGCCCAAACCTCGCCTATCAGCTGCGCCGCGACCTGGTGATCATCCGCAGCCTCGGCGTGCTGGCGGCCCCGTTCCTGCCGTTGAACCTCGGCTTCGGCCTCGGCGACATCATCGATGAGTTCGGCCGCAGCCTGTTCGAGGAGATCGACTATCGCTGCGAGGCCGACAATGCCGAGCGTTTCGCCGACCTGTTCGCCTCCAATCCGGCCGTGACCGTGCCGAAGGTGGAGCGGCAGCTCTCCAGCCGGCGTGTGCTCACCACGAGCTGGATCAACGGCATCAAGCTGCAGAACCGGCTGGAACTGGAAGCCCACCACCTTGATCCCACCGCCCTGATCCGCACCGGTGTCACGGCGGGCTTGCAGCAACTGCTCGAATTCGGCTATTTCCACGCCGATCCCCATCCCGGCAACCTGTTCGCGCTCACCGGCAAAACGGGCGCCATGGGCCATGTGGCCTATGTCGATTTCGGCATGATGGATTCGATCAGCGATGCCGACCGGCTCACCCTCACCGCCGCGGTGGTGCACCTGATCAACCGCGATTTCCAGGCGCTGGCCCGCGATTTCCAGGCGCTCGGCTTCCTGCGGCCCGATGCTGATCTCACGCCGATCGTGCCGGCACTGGAGGCGGTGCTGGGCGGCCAGCTGGGCGAGAACGTGGGCTCCTTCAACTTCAAGGCGATCACCGATCGCTTCTCGGAGCTGATGTTCGATTACCCGTTCCGAGTGCCGGCCCGCTTCGCCCTGATCATCCGTGCGGTGGTGAGTCAGGAGGGTCTGGCGTTGCGGTTGAACCCCGATTTCAAGATCATCCGCGTGGCCTATCCCTATGTGGCGCGGCGCCTGCTGGCCGGGGACACCAGCGAACTGCGCGAAAAGCTGCTGGAGGTGCTGTTCGATGCCAGCGGCCGCCTGCAGTTGGAGCGGCTGGAAAGCCTGCTGGCGGTGGTGGAGCAGGACGACGCCAACCCCGACCTGCTGCCTGTGGCCGGCGCCGGTCTGCGCCTGCTGCTCGGCCCGCGGGGCAGCAGCCTGCGCCAGCGCCTGCTGCTGATGCTGGTGCGTGACAACCGCCTGCACACCGAAGATCTGCAGGCACTGCTGGGCCTCCTGCGGCGCACCTTCTCGCCGCGCAAGCTGGCCGAGGGCATGCTGCAGCGGCTCAACCCGCTGGCGGCAGCCGCCTGAGCCTGGGGCGGGGACGCCCGCACCAATCGCTAGGGTCGGGCCTTCTTCCGCTGGCCCGTCGCCGTGACCCTCGTGCCCACTGATCCGAGCGAAGCGGCACTGGCCCTGGGCAGCGCCCTGCTCGACGCCGATGCTTACAGCGGTGGCCCCTTCAACGACCTGGAGGCGCAGGGCCTGCTGCTCCAGTACGCCGCCTACGGCCAGCCGCCGTTCTTCCTGGCAGGCGTCGGGCTGGCGATCAGCGTCCTGTGCGGGCTCACCTTTTCCCGCCAGGTGCAGGACAAGCTGGAGGGCTGGAAGCAGGACCGTCTGGCGCTGCTGCCGCTGGGCTCGGGCGAGGTGGTGGCGTCCTACAGCGGTCTGGTGATCGGCGTCACCCTGTTCATCGGCGGGGCGCTGCAGGTGTTCGGCTTCGGCAGCGGCACCGCCCTGCTGGTGGCGCTGCTGCTCTCGCTGCTCACCGCGGGGGCGCTGTGGGCCCAACTGGTGCGGTTGATGGAGCAGGTGGAGAACGGCAGCTTCAAGGCCGTTGATTTCGATAACTTCGACCAGTTCTTCTGATCGGACCCAGCGACAGAAACGGGTGACGGGAGCGGGAAAGCTGATCCGGCGTTCTGATCGAAACAGCCCTCGGTTCGGCCGTTCCTGAAGTTTCCAGGCAGGCTCGAACAGCCTTGCCGGATCAGTTGAGCAGTTCGATCATCCGAAATCACACCCGGGTGTTAGCTGGCCTGATGCGCGTGCGCACCTGCGCGGGCAGGTCCATCAGCAGCCTGGCCAGAACCCGCCGGTCGCCATCGTCGAGCTTGGGCGACAGGGTCACCACCAAAGCCGGCTGGGGAAGGCCGCGGGCGATCACCCGGGCTCCCACCTCAGCACGGGTGGGATTGCACTCATCGCTGGGTTGGCTTTCCACAAAGCTGCGCGCCACCACCCCCACATCGGCCTTGCCGTCGCGCACCACCAGACCAAAGATCTGCGCCACTTCAAGATCGGGCAACAGGGTCACGCGCCGGCCCTTGAGCAACGTCATCGACACGAAGGACTTGGTGGCGGAGTAGTCATCGCCGAGGGCCACACCCCAGTGCAGCCGCTTCAGCTCCGCCACCGCCCTTGGATTGCTTTCAGCATTGGTGAGGATCACATCCGCGCGCCGGCCGCGCAGATGGTCGATCAGGCGATACAGCCTCAGCCGCCGCTCCACTTCGGCCTCCAGGGAGCGGTAGGCATCCAGGTGCTGATGAGAAGTGCCTATCGCCAGAGCGAGGCGGTCGCGCAGGCTGTCGATGCACCAGCGTTTGTAGGCCCTGAAGGTGTCGCAGAACGGCAGGTACCAGTCACTCGAAATCCACCGGCAACTTCAGCAGCAGAGCGGCATCCAGAGTGGGGCCCACCTGGCCGCAGGGAGGACCGAGCACCATCCGCCGCACTGTCCCGAGGCCTGCCCACAGGCAACCGCTGCTTGAGCAGGTGAGCGTGTCGAGGCGCTCCAGGTCGTGCCTGGCCAGCTGCAGCCGAACACCAGCAGCAGGGGCAGAAAGGGGGGAGGTCATGGATCTGTAGCAACGCGCCTGCAGCCAGCCCACTGCCGCCGGTCGAATGGCGTCGCTGTTGCGACCAACCAAGCGCCGCAGGCCTGGCTGTTCCGCCCCACCGGAATCAGCCCGGCATGGGACAACCTGTGATGGCAGGGTTAGAAACCAGGGCAGTCGCCGGGTCCATCGTGGGCGTTCCCCTCCTGGTGCTGGCGATCCTGCTGGCGATCCTGCTGATCGGGCTGTGGCTGCACAGCCATTCGCTGCAGCGGGGGCAGCTGAACACACTGGAGCGCCGGCTGCAGCAGCTGGAAGCCCGGCTGGGCGCGCTGCCTCCAGCTCCAGTCGGGCAGGCAGCGGGCAAGCGGCTCGAGACGGAACCCAGCGCACCGGTTCCGTCAGCGCCGCCCCTGGGTCCAAGCCGCCTGAGGCCAGCGGCGGCGGAATCCGCGGTGGTGGCGGATGTGGTGGAGGGGGATGTGGCGGTGGTCGTTGTTCCGCCGATGGATGCCGACGTCGGGACTTCCTCGCCGACAGGGCCCGCGTTCCCACCCCCGCCGCCTCTGTCGCCGCGCACGCCGTCGCCTCGCGGACCCAGAACGCCCGGGAAGCTGGAGCGGCTCCTGGTCGAGAACTGGACCGGGATCCTGGGCGTGATGGTGGTGGTGGCCGGGGTCACCTTCGTCGTGGTGAACGTGGGCCTGCGGCTCGGGGGCTTCGAGCGCTTCCTGATCACCGTGGCCACCGCTGCAGCTTTGGCGGCCCCTTCGCTGCTGCTGGGTCGCCCAAGCCCCTGGCGCGAACTGAGCCTGTGGATGCGCAGCGGCGGTGGCGCTCTCTTGCTGTTCGCCTGCGCCGCCGCCGGCTCCCTGCCGGAACTGGGGCTGCGCTGGATCGAAGCGCCTGGTCCGGCTGTGCTGCTGCTGGCGGTGGGCATGGCCGTGAATCTGCTGCTGGCCCGGGTGGCCCCCAGCCAGTCGGTGGCCTCCCTGCACGTGGTGGTGAACCTGGTGCCCCTGCTGATCGCCAGCCAGAACCCAATCACCCTCGCCCTTGCCACGCTGGTGACGGTGGCGGGCCTGGCGATGCCGTTGCCCCAGCGGCAGGAACGTCATCAACTGGTGGTCACCTGGGCGTATGCCGGCTTCCAGCTCTGGTGGCTTGCGGGCAATGGAGCGCTGCTGGAGGCCATGCAGCCGGAGCGTGGCTTCGCCTTGGTCGGTGCCCTGGTGGTGTTCGGCGGAGGGGCGCTGTGGCAGCACCATCCGCGCGGCAGAGCGCCAGAACTGCGCCCCCTCCCCCTGTTGCTGCTGCTCAGCCGCTGGGGCGGGGTAGGTCTGGCCCTGCTGGTGACACCAACCCATGCGGCGGAGCGCATCGTGGGCCTGGCCCTGGCCGCTGCCCTCGCCTACACGCTGGGTAAGGGGGCCGGCCGGGCGGGGGTGCGCTGGCTGGTCCGCTGCGATCTGCTGGTGGCCCAGGTTCTGGCGATGGCAGCGGTGCTGAGCCTGCAGCCGCTGGTGGTGAATGGGCCGCTGCTGGTGGCCTGCCTCTGGCTGGAGACCGTGCTGTTCCTCGGCCTGGCCGTGAGCGAGCACGATCCGGTGCTGCGGCGCTGGGGGTGGGGAGCGGTGAATCTGGTGGCCGTTGCCCTGGTGTTCACGGGGCTGATCACCGCCGCCGTCGATGCACTGACCACCGCACCCACGGCTCTGGAGCAGGGCCAGAACGCCGCTGTGCTGATCGGTGCCGGCCTGCTGGCAGCTCTGCTGCAAC
The sequence above is drawn from the Synechococcus sp. MW101C3 genome and encodes:
- a CDS encoding AarF/ABC1/UbiB kinase family protein; the protein is MLRRPWILIARLVGVLWQLLGLAVVLTVQGNSNDREVQKRLGRRILTTLTSLGPCFIKVGQALSTRPDLVRRDWLDQLTQLQDNLPPFSHAVALALIEQELGAPADQLFTTFPSYPVAAASLGQVYKAELPGGHWVAVKVQRPNLAYQLRRDLVIIRSLGVLAAPFLPLNLGFGLGDIIDEFGRSLFEEIDYRCEADNAERFADLFASNPAVTVPKVERQLSSRRVLTTSWINGIKLQNRLELEAHHLDPTALIRTGVTAGLQQLLEFGYFHADPHPGNLFALTGKTGAMGHVAYVDFGMMDSISDADRLTLTAAVVHLINRDFQALARDFQALGFLRPDADLTPIVPALEAVLGGQLGENVGSFNFKAITDRFSELMFDYPFRVPARFALIIRAVVSQEGLALRLNPDFKIIRVAYPYVARRLLAGDTSELREKLLEVLFDASGRLQLERLESLLAVVEQDDANPDLLPVAGAGLRLLLGPRGSSLRQRLLLMLVRDNRLHTEDLQALLGLLRRTFSPRKLAEGMLQRLNPLAAAA